The Alphaproteobacteria bacterium LSUCC0719 genome includes the window TTGGCCGCCGGCGGCACATCCTCGGCCCGCGGCTTTGGCGCCAGCGATGGCTGCATGAAGACCCGGATCACCACATAGACGATATACAGACCGGCCAGAAGCAGCCCCGGAAACATTGCCGCCGCATAGAGCCGCAACGGCGACAGTTCAGCAATCGCGGCATAGACAATCAGCATGATCGAGGGCGGGATCAGGATGCCAAGCGTACCGCCGGCACAGATCACACCCGAGGCAAACTGCTTGTTATAATTGGCCGCGGCCATCGCCGGAAAGGCCAGCAGGCCCATCAACGTCACCACGGCACCAACGATCCCCGACGCGGTCGAGAAGACAGCACAGGTGACCAACGCCGCGATGGCCATGGACCCTGGCAGATTGCGCGCCGCCATTTGTAGCGAATAGAAGAGGCGCGTCACGATATTGGCACGCTCGACGACATAACCCATGAACAGGAACAGCGGGATGGCGACAAGGGTGTCGTTTTCCATCACCGAATAGGTGTTCTGGTTCAACAGATAGAAGATATTGTTGTTGAACAGATCGCCGATGCTGTCGACCCCACCCTGATAATAGGCGTAATACCCGAACCCAACGCCCATCGCGAGCAGCGTAAAAGCAATTGGAAAGCCAAGTAGCACCAGCACGATAAACATGCAGAGCATCAATATGGCGACTTGTGGATCAGTCATCGGGCACTCACATCAGAGACAAAGGTAGGGTTACCGGCCGTCAGGCCTGTTCCATAAGGGCGTCTTCGGTTTCCTTGACATCGTCAAGGCGCTCCATCCAGACACCGGTTTGCATGGCGCGCCAGCACCGCACAAGCTCGGCAAATCCCTGCAATATCAACAGGAATCCAGCAACAGGGATCAGGGTTTTGAAAAAATA containing:
- a CDS encoding TRAP transporter large permease subunit, which encodes MTDPQVAILMLCMFIVLVLLGFPIAFTLLAMGVGFGYYAYYQGGVDSIGDLFNNNIFYLLNQNTYSVMENDTLVAIPLFLFMGYVVERANIVTRLFYSLQMAARNLPGSMAIAALVTCAVFSTASGIVGAVVTLMGLLAFPAMAAANYNKQFASGVICAGGTLGILIPPSIMLIVYAAIAELSPLRLYAAAMFPGLLLAGLYIVYVVIRVFMQPSLAPKPRAEDVPPAAKIYLDLVVSFVPLTVLIAAVLGSILGGLATPAEAAAMGALGGLVLAAIYRSLSWTKVKESVFLTAKSTAMVCWLFIGSWTFASVFSYLGGHDVIEHFVLSMNLEPWQFLVMVQLIIFLLGWPLEWSEILIIFVPIFLPMLDNFGINPYFFAMLVALNLQTSFLTPPMAMSAYYLKGVLKDQIELIDIFKGILPYLAIVIFSMVLLYQFPGIALWLPEYLFGPYIP